One genomic window of Paraburkholderia phytofirmans PsJN includes the following:
- the tssM gene encoding type VI secretion system membrane subunit TssM, which translates to MRRILNVLTHTRTLSIIGLLALAAVLFIGADTLQIDLMWPAIVLGAVIALWLLVWIVRRLRARRANRKLGEMLEQQAEKQAEAGPAPTPARQAELDVLRTRLVDAVKTIKTSKIGQVSGGSALYELPWYIVIGNPAAGKSSAVLNSGLQFPFADKNNAVIHGIGGTRNCDWFFTTEGILLDTAGRYSVHEEDRTEWLGFLGLLKRFRPKAPINGIIVTASIAELTSSKPEFAINLAKNLRQRVQELTEKLEVFAPVYVMFTKADLITGFTEFFSGSERHEYDRVWGATLPYEPDEKRDVVGLFDEHFEELYDGLKEISVAQMSINRGNKLSPGQLSFPLEFSTIKPALRAFLATLFETNPFQYKPIFRGFYFTSALQEGETNSAAATRIANRFGLSSDGLPKPHSAFSKNGFFLRDLFSKVIFADRQTVKQFASPAKTRMRYATFFGFVAVLALALGGWTWSTVNNQQLTANVQADLDNVVRLQQNRNDLQSRLQAMDVLEDRIDQLEQFRRDRPLAVSLGLYQGDRLEQRLLTEYYNGVRQILLDPVSQNLASFLKDVNAHPDQLVPLNRAPDAAAIPVSTHSAMSANSQGGLYSDASPTNVEDAYNALKTYLMLSDKRHVETAHLTDQVARFWRGWLETNRGNMPRDEMIRSAERMITFYLARVSDDDWPMIDQNLGLVDQTRENLRRVVRGMPARQRVYEEIKARASTRFAPMTVARIVGENNTALVAGSYAIPGTFTREAWFQYVQPAIRDAATKELQAKDWVLNTSAHDDLTLEGSPEQIQKALVAMYKTEYAMHWQKFMQGIAVQSFGSFGQAVDAMNRLGDPQDSPIRKVLETAYDQTSWDNPSLFNANLKRAQTGVTSWVKNLFSRAPTGQINANIDINGNPVEVPMGPIGQEFSALGRIVVSGDNGSMLKGYMDTLSKVRTRFNVIKNQGDPGPGARQLMQQTLDGSGSELADSLKYVDEQMLTGLTDSQRKALRPLLVRPLMAAYAVVIQPASVEVNKVWNAQVYQSFQNSLANKYPFASDAKVEAGAGEIAQVFGPDGAIAKFVGTTLGPLAVRRGDTLTARTWGDMGLALTPDFTSGFARWVAPLAGGAAGATAGQGSAEPQTVFQILPQPSSGTTEYTLAIDGQQMRYRNTPPQWTNFVWPNPSGSPGATLSATTFDGRTLQLVNEPGRYGLEKLINSAQRKRRPDGTFDLSWTQGGVTVAVSMRIISTSQASSGSSDAPQQQSLRGLRLPSSVADVSAAANSVNATAAGAPAPATPATRPAAAATAVSNTGGAQ; encoded by the coding sequence ATGCGACGCATTCTCAACGTGTTGACCCACACACGCACGCTCTCGATCATCGGCTTGCTCGCGCTCGCTGCTGTTTTATTCATCGGCGCCGATACCTTGCAGATCGATCTGATGTGGCCGGCCATCGTGCTCGGCGCCGTGATCGCGTTGTGGCTGCTGGTGTGGATCGTGCGCCGCCTGCGCGCGCGCCGTGCGAACCGCAAGCTCGGCGAAATGCTCGAGCAGCAGGCCGAGAAGCAGGCCGAGGCCGGTCCCGCGCCCACGCCCGCGCGCCAGGCTGAACTCGACGTGCTGCGCACGCGTCTCGTCGATGCGGTGAAGACCATCAAGACCTCGAAGATCGGTCAGGTCTCGGGCGGCTCGGCGCTCTATGAGTTGCCGTGGTACATCGTGATCGGCAACCCCGCCGCGGGCAAGAGCAGCGCGGTATTGAACTCGGGCTTGCAATTCCCCTTCGCCGACAAGAACAACGCGGTGATCCACGGCATTGGCGGCACGCGTAACTGCGACTGGTTCTTTACGACCGAAGGCATTCTGCTCGACACCGCCGGCCGCTATTCCGTGCATGAGGAAGACCGCACCGAATGGCTCGGCTTTCTCGGGCTGCTCAAACGTTTCCGGCCGAAGGCGCCGATCAACGGCATCATCGTCACGGCCAGCATTGCGGAACTGACCAGCAGCAAGCCTGAATTCGCGATCAATCTCGCGAAAAACCTGCGCCAGCGCGTGCAGGAATTGACCGAGAAGCTCGAAGTGTTCGCGCCGGTGTATGTGATGTTCACCAAGGCCGACCTGATTACCGGCTTCACCGAATTCTTCAGCGGCAGTGAGCGTCACGAATATGATCGCGTGTGGGGCGCCACCCTGCCCTACGAGCCAGACGAGAAGCGCGACGTGGTCGGTTTGTTCGACGAACACTTCGAAGAGCTGTACGACGGCCTGAAAGAGATCAGCGTTGCGCAAATGTCGATCAATCGCGGCAACAAGCTCTCGCCGGGTCAATTGAGCTTTCCACTCGAGTTCTCGACGATTAAGCCCGCGTTGCGCGCCTTTCTCGCCACGCTGTTCGAGACCAATCCGTTCCAGTACAAGCCGATTTTCCGCGGCTTCTACTTCACGAGTGCATTGCAGGAAGGCGAAACGAATAGCGCGGCGGCCACGCGCATCGCCAACCGTTTCGGCCTGAGTTCGGACGGCCTGCCCAAGCCGCATAGCGCGTTCTCGAAGAACGGGTTCTTCCTGCGCGATCTGTTCTCGAAGGTGATCTTTGCCGACCGGCAAACGGTCAAGCAATTCGCCAGCCCTGCCAAGACGCGCATGCGCTATGCGACCTTCTTCGGCTTCGTTGCGGTGCTCGCACTGGCGCTCGGCGGCTGGACCTGGTCCACGGTCAATAACCAGCAGCTCACCGCGAACGTGCAAGCCGACCTCGACAATGTCGTGCGCCTGCAGCAGAACCGCAACGATCTGCAATCGCGCCTGCAAGCCATGGACGTGCTCGAGGACCGCATCGATCAACTCGAACAGTTTCGCCGTGACAGGCCGCTCGCGGTATCGCTCGGTCTGTATCAGGGCGATCGCCTCGAACAGCGTCTGCTCACCGAGTACTACAACGGTGTGCGGCAGATCCTGCTCGATCCGGTTTCGCAGAATCTCGCGTCGTTCCTGAAGGACGTCAACGCGCACCCCGACCAGCTCGTGCCGTTGAACCGCGCGCCGGACGCCGCCGCGATTCCGGTCTCCACCCACTCGGCCATGAGTGCGAACAGCCAGGGCGGCTTGTATAGCGACGCCTCGCCGACCAACGTCGAAGATGCGTACAACGCGCTCAAGACGTATCTGATGCTGAGCGACAAGCGTCACGTGGAAACGGCTCACCTGACCGATCAGGTCGCGCGCTTCTGGCGCGGCTGGCTCGAGACGAATCGCGGCAACATGCCTCGTGACGAGATGATCCGCAGCGCCGAGCGCATGATCACGTTCTACCTCGCGCGCGTGTCCGACGACGATTGGCCGATGATCGACCAGAATCTCGGCCTCGTCGATCAAACGCGAGAGAACTTGCGTCGCGTGGTGCGCGGCATGCCGGCGCGTCAGCGCGTCTACGAAGAAATCAAGGCGCGCGCCTCGACCCGTTTCGCGCCGATGACGGTCGCGCGCATCGTCGGCGAAAACAATACCGCGCTGGTGGCGGGCAGCTATGCGATCCCCGGCACCTTCACGCGTGAAGCCTGGTTCCAGTACGTGCAGCCCGCCATTCGCGATGCCGCAACGAAAGAGTTGCAGGCAAAGGACTGGGTGCTTAACACATCGGCTCACGACGATCTGACGCTGGAAGGCAGCCCCGAACAGATCCAGAAAGCGCTCGTCGCGATGTACAAGACCGAGTACGCGATGCACTGGCAGAAGTTCATGCAAGGCATTGCGGTGCAGAGCTTCGGCAGCTTCGGCCAGGCCGTGGATGCAATGAACCGCTTGGGCGATCCGCAGGATTCGCCGATCCGCAAGGTGCTCGAAACCGCGTACGACCAGACTTCGTGGGACAACCCGTCGCTCTTCAACGCGAACCTGAAGCGCGCGCAAACCGGCGTGACGAGCTGGGTCAAGAACCTGTTCTCGCGTGCGCCCACTGGCCAGATCAACGCGAACATCGACATCAACGGCAATCCGGTTGAAGTGCCGATGGGTCCGATCGGCCAAGAGTTCTCGGCATTGGGCCGCATCGTCGTGAGCGGCGACAACGGTTCGATGCTCAAGGGCTATATGGACACGCTGTCGAAAGTCCGCACGCGCTTTAACGTGATCAAGAATCAGGGCGATCCGGGACCGGGCGCGCGTCAACTGATGCAGCAGACGCTCGACGGCAGCGGCTCCGAACTCGCCGATTCGCTGAAGTATGTCGACGAACAGATGCTCACGGGCCTCACCGACTCGCAGCGCAAAGCGCTGCGTCCGCTGCTCGTGCGTCCGTTGATGGCGGCGTATGCGGTGGTGATCCAGCCGGCCAGCGTCGAAGTCAACAAGGTGTGGAACGCGCAGGTGTATCAGAGCTTCCAGAACTCGCTCGCGAACAAGTACCCGTTTGCCAGCGACGCGAAGGTCGAAGCCGGCGCCGGCGAAATCGCCCAGGTGTTCGGGCCGGACGGCGCGATCGCCAAGTTCGTCGGCACCACGCTCGGGCCGCTCGCGGTGCGCCGCGGCGACACGTTGACGGCCCGCACATGGGGCGACATGGGCCTTGCCCTCACGCCTGACTTCACGAGCGGCTTCGCGCGCTGGGTGGCGCCGCTCGCCGGCGGCGCGGCGGGCGCAACGGCGGGCCAGGGTTCGGCCGAACCGCAGACCGTGTTCCAGATCCTGCCGCAGCCAAGCAGCGGCACGACGGAATACACGCTGGCGATCGACGGCCAGCAGATGCGCTACCGCAACACGCCGCCGCAGTGGACCAACTTCGTGTGGCCGAATCCGTCGGGCTCGCCTGGCGCGACATTGAGCGCCACGACCTTCGACGGCCGCACGCTGCAACTGGTCAACGAGCCGGGCCGCTACGGCCTGGAGAAGCTGATCAACTCGGCGCAGCGCAAGCGTCGTCCGGACGGCACGTTCGACCTGTCGTGGACGCAAGGTGGCGTGACGGTGGCGGTCAGCATGCGCATCATCAGCACGTCGCAGGCGTCGAGCGGCAGCAGCGATGCGCCGCAACAGCAAAGCCTGCGCGGCTTGCGGCTGCCGTCCTCGGTGGCGGATGTGAGCGCGGCGGCGAATTCGGTCAATGCGACGGCCGCGGGTGCGCCCGCGCCGGCCACGCCCGCGACACGGCCGGCTGCGGCCGCCACCGCGGTTTCGAATACAGGGGGTGCGCAATGA
- a CDS encoding AraC family transcriptional regulator, protein MSPRSAEPVSVVPAQQRLVELFDVLAPTPGFTRTSLEGVNLMRANSPMPRMPVMYEPSIVIVCQGRKRGFLGDQVFQYDAQQYLVLSVPLPFECETEASAEEPFLAISVRVDLTMVAELLMALNETHGTAQNEPVGIYSTPLDPALSNAVQRLMEALASPLDARILAPGVVREICYRVLTGEQGDAIRAALTHQNHFGRIAKALRRIHADYHGVLDVDTLASEAGMSLAVFHAQFKAVTATSPMQYVKTTRLHHARLLMVQDGLNAGAAAARVGYESASQFSREFKRLFGLSPVDEVKRMRAVYDAPAPRVVKPVPRYVTAV, encoded by the coding sequence ATGTCTCCCCGTTCCGCTGAACCCGTATCGGTCGTTCCCGCCCAGCAGCGCCTCGTCGAATTATTCGATGTGCTCGCGCCCACCCCGGGCTTCACGCGCACGAGTCTCGAAGGCGTCAATCTGATGCGCGCGAATAGTCCCATGCCGCGCATGCCGGTCATGTACGAGCCGAGCATCGTGATTGTCTGCCAAGGGCGCAAGCGCGGCTTCCTCGGCGATCAGGTGTTTCAGTACGATGCACAGCAGTATCTCGTGCTCTCGGTGCCTTTGCCGTTCGAATGCGAAACCGAGGCGAGCGCGGAAGAGCCGTTTCTCGCCATCTCGGTGCGCGTCGATCTGACCATGGTGGCAGAATTGCTGATGGCGTTGAACGAAACGCACGGCACCGCGCAGAACGAACCCGTCGGTATTTATTCAACACCGCTCGACCCGGCGTTGAGCAACGCGGTGCAACGTTTGATGGAAGCGCTGGCTTCTCCGCTCGACGCGCGCATTCTCGCGCCTGGGGTAGTGCGCGAAATCTGTTATCGCGTGCTGACCGGCGAGCAGGGCGACGCGATTCGCGCGGCGCTCACGCATCAGAATCATTTCGGCCGCATCGCCAAAGCATTGCGGCGAATTCACGCGGATTATCACGGCGTGCTCGACGTCGATACGCTCGCGTCCGAAGCGGGCATGAGCCTCGCCGTGTTTCACGCGCAGTTCAAAGCTGTCACCGCCACTTCGCCGATGCAATACGTGAAGACCACGCGCTTGCATCACGCGCGTTTGCTGATGGTTCAGGATGGGTTGAATGCGGGCGCGGCCGCGGCGCGCGTCGGTTATGAAAGCGCGTCGCAGTTCAGCCGCGAGTTCAAGCGTTTGTTCGGCCTGAGCCCAGTCGACGAGGTGAAGCGCATGCGCGCCGTCTACGATGCGCCCGCGCCGCGCGTGGTCAAGCCGGTGCCGCGTTACGTCACCGCGGTGTGA
- a CDS encoding nucleoside hydrolase — protein sequence MKRLLVAMTCVASVMAITALSACGGSEINAQTPPKVIIDSDYNTLSDDGQLGVMAAQLQAQGSLKVLGITVVSGNQWLKQGVADALKSVERLGVDNQIGVYAGANYALSHDFATVQAEQKQFPGGDGYLGAWNTPEPKSDSDLVAPPDGFATHTKVQSKSAVDFIVDSVKQNPGEVTILAIGPLTNIALATRQHPEIVPLIKQIIYMGGAIDVPGNTTPTAEFNWWFDPEAAKTVLRLPIKQVVIPLDVTDTVKMDKALYDRVAHDPTKQTIITQLFKTLNGYGFDGKNGFETNPNYTTNIWDTLTLAYLMHPSFATQTVDEWVDVDMSFGANDGKATGYTSSPPAGLQKMTVVKRFDNPNFFNFYVDLLTRPVPVKLAN from the coding sequence GTGAAGCGACTTCTCGTGGCAATGACGTGTGTGGCAAGCGTGATGGCTATCACGGCGCTTTCGGCCTGCGGCGGTAGTGAAATCAACGCGCAGACTCCGCCGAAGGTGATTATCGACAGCGACTACAACACACTGAGCGACGATGGCCAACTCGGCGTCATGGCCGCGCAATTGCAGGCGCAAGGCTCATTGAAAGTGCTGGGTATTACGGTGGTCTCCGGCAATCAATGGTTGAAGCAAGGCGTGGCGGATGCGTTGAAATCGGTCGAACGTCTGGGTGTTGACAATCAGATCGGCGTGTATGCGGGCGCCAATTACGCCTTGTCCCACGACTTCGCCACCGTTCAGGCGGAGCAGAAGCAATTCCCCGGCGGCGACGGCTATCTCGGCGCATGGAATACACCCGAGCCGAAATCCGACAGCGACCTGGTCGCGCCGCCCGACGGCTTCGCCACGCACACCAAAGTGCAGAGCAAAAGCGCGGTGGATTTCATCGTCGATTCGGTCAAGCAGAATCCCGGCGAGGTGACGATTCTCGCGATCGGCCCGCTGACCAACATTGCGCTGGCCACGCGTCAGCATCCTGAGATCGTGCCGTTGATCAAGCAGATCATTTACATGGGCGGAGCGATCGACGTGCCGGGCAACACCACGCCGACTGCCGAGTTCAACTGGTGGTTCGATCCGGAGGCGGCGAAGACCGTGTTGCGCCTGCCGATCAAACAGGTGGTGATTCCGCTCGATGTAACCGACACCGTGAAGATGGACAAAGCGCTTTACGACCGTGTCGCGCACGACCCGACGAAGCAGACCATCATCACGCAATTGTTCAAGACTCTCAACGGTTATGGGTTCGACGGCAAGAACGGTTTCGAGACCAACCCGAACTACACGACGAACATTTGGGACACGCTGACGCTGGCGTATCTGATGCACCCTTCGTTCGCCACGCAGACCGTGGATGAGTGGGTGGACGTGGATATGAGTTTCGGTGCGAACGATGGCAAGGCGACCGGCTATACGAGTTCGCCGCCGGCGGGGTTGCAGAAAATGACGGTGGTGAAACGCTTTGACAATCCGAACTTCTTTAACTTCTATGTCGACCTGCTGACGCGGCCGGTACCGGTCAAGTTAGCGAACTGA
- a CDS encoding LysR family transcriptional regulator produces the protein MIDRITAMRTFIRIVDTNSFTRAAESLNIPRATATTIVQNLEALLGTVLLARTTRRLSVTPEGAAYYERCTQILADIDEMEASIRHATDNLTGRLRIEMPGAVASAIVLPALDDFHTRYPNLDLAIGISNRTVDLITEAIDCSIQLGELPDSNLVARQLGTLEHVTCASPAYLARYGTPTDLDDLRGHSAVNCMSPHNGREVDFDFEVNGEAQNVKVKGFVKVSDEQAYLTCGLQGLGLIQPARIAAQPYLDSGLLREVMPQWKPVPMPVSVAYVKNRRVSPRVRAFVDWLAELFEKAEHVDQDLSRVRQLLRGLHPA, from the coding sequence GTGATTGACAGAATAACTGCAATGCGCACCTTCATCCGAATCGTGGACACCAACAGCTTCACCCGCGCAGCGGAATCACTAAACATTCCGCGCGCCACGGCGACCACCATCGTCCAGAACCTGGAAGCCCTGCTAGGCACAGTCCTTCTAGCCCGCACGACGCGGCGCTTAAGCGTCACCCCTGAAGGCGCGGCCTACTACGAGCGCTGCACGCAAATTCTCGCCGACATCGACGAAATGGAAGCCAGCATCCGTCACGCGACGGACAACCTGACCGGCCGTCTGCGCATCGAAATGCCCGGCGCTGTAGCCAGCGCCATCGTGCTGCCGGCTCTCGACGACTTCCATACCCGTTACCCGAACCTCGATCTCGCAATCGGTATCAGCAACCGCACAGTCGACCTGATCACCGAAGCCATCGACTGCAGCATCCAGCTCGGCGAATTGCCAGACTCGAATCTCGTCGCGCGCCAACTCGGCACGCTCGAACACGTGACCTGCGCGAGCCCAGCCTACCTGGCCCGCTACGGCACGCCCACGGATCTCGACGATTTGCGTGGCCATTCAGCCGTCAATTGCATGTCGCCGCATAACGGCCGCGAAGTGGACTTCGATTTCGAAGTGAACGGCGAAGCGCAAAACGTGAAGGTGAAAGGCTTCGTCAAAGTCAGCGACGAACAGGCCTATCTCACCTGCGGCCTGCAAGGCCTCGGCTTGATCCAGCCCGCGCGGATCGCCGCGCAACCGTATCTCGACTCGGGACTATTGCGCGAAGTCATGCCGCAATGGAAACCGGTGCCGATGCCGGTCTCGGTCGCTTATGTAAAGAATCGCCGCGTGTCGCCACGCGTGCGCGCGTTCGTGGATTGGCTGGCGGAATTGTTCGAGAAAGCGGAGCACGTCGATCAGGATCTCTCGCGTGTCCGTCAATTGCTGCGCGGCCTGCATCCCGCCTGA
- a CDS encoding M15 family metallopeptidase translates to MIAVVLLAYFAIAVVIAAMLLLPAVRASLLGAALAIHGRVMRRASLSASRARGQLARSARISQSTAVDMQKLLIKRRLLIFTTTGILATPPLVALALRGRQLFQFDDTARVPDEKIAALLNGEQLVPPPPLPPEVFATQEVEQIRPALKDASRDWNLLDADFRTRLLLVYKIMREQYGYEMALLEGYRSPERQNRLAQMGGNVTNAAAFQSYHQYGLASDNAFLRDGKLVISEKDPWAMRGYQLYGQTAEQVGLTWGGRWKMMDLGHVEYHKPGFVLGRGH, encoded by the coding sequence TTGATTGCCGTAGTACTTCTCGCCTATTTCGCCATCGCCGTTGTGATCGCCGCAATGCTGCTATTGCCGGCGGTACGCGCCTCTTTATTAGGCGCGGCGCTCGCTATTCACGGCCGTGTTATGCGCAGAGCATCGCTTAGTGCATCGCGCGCACGCGGTCAATTAGCACGCTCGGCAAGAATTTCGCAATCGACCGCAGTCGATATGCAAAAGTTACTGATAAAGCGGCGCTTGCTGATTTTTACCACGACAGGTATTCTTGCGACGCCTCCATTGGTGGCACTTGCTTTACGCGGCCGGCAATTATTCCAATTCGATGACACTGCACGGGTTCCGGACGAGAAAATTGCCGCGTTATTGAATGGCGAACAGCTCGTGCCCCCGCCGCCGTTGCCGCCGGAGGTATTCGCAACGCAGGAAGTCGAGCAGATCCGGCCCGCGCTTAAAGACGCGAGCCGCGACTGGAATTTGCTCGACGCCGATTTCAGAACGCGTTTATTGCTCGTGTACAAAATCATGCGCGAGCAATACGGGTATGAAATGGCTTTGCTGGAAGGTTATCGCAGTCCGGAGCGGCAAAACCGGCTGGCGCAAATGGGGGGCAACGTCACCAATGCCGCAGCGTTTCAAAGCTATCACCAATACGGTCTTGCCTCGGACAATGCGTTTTTGCGCGACGGCAAGCTCGTCATTTCAGAAAAAGATCCTTGGGCCATGCGCGGTTATCAGTTATACGGGCAGACAGCCGAACAGGTCGGTCTGACCTGGGGTGGCCGCTGGAAAATGATGGATCTCGGGCACGTCGAATATCACAAACCCGGCTTCGTACTTGGGCGCGGTCATTAA
- a CDS encoding NAD(P)-dependent alcohol dehydrogenase: MSTTYAYAATDATAPLAPFEIQRRELRAHDVQMEVLFCGVCHSDLHQARNEWKNTVFPVVPGHEIVGRVTAVGLDVTKYKAGDLVGVGCLVDSCRTCASCKEDLEQYCENGFVGTYNGVDRVDGQTTYGGYSTQLVVDEAFTLRVPENLDPAGVAPLLCAGITTYSPLRTWGAGPGKKVGIVGLGGLGHMGVKLARAMGAHVVLFTTSPSKIEDAKRLGAHEVVISKNAGEMEAHLNSFDLIVNTVAAQHDLNPFLNLLKRDGTMTLVGAPEHDHPSPQVFNLIFKRRRLAGSLIGGIAETQEMLDFCGEHGITSDVEVIPMQGINEAFERMLKSDVKYRFVIDLDSLRK, from the coding sequence ATGAGCACGACTTACGCCTATGCAGCGACCGACGCGACCGCGCCGCTCGCCCCGTTCGAAATCCAGCGCCGCGAACTGCGCGCCCATGACGTGCAGATGGAAGTTCTGTTTTGCGGTGTGTGCCATTCCGATTTGCATCAGGCGCGCAACGAATGGAAGAACACAGTGTTTCCGGTTGTACCGGGCCATGAGATTGTCGGCCGCGTGACCGCGGTGGGTCTGGACGTGACGAAGTACAAGGCTGGCGATCTGGTCGGCGTCGGCTGTCTGGTGGATTCATGCCGCACGTGTGCGAGTTGCAAGGAAGATCTCGAGCAGTATTGCGAGAACGGTTTTGTCGGCACGTATAACGGCGTTGATCGAGTTGATGGGCAGACCACTTACGGTGGTTATTCCACGCAGCTCGTCGTGGATGAAGCGTTCACGCTGCGTGTGCCGGAGAATCTCGATCCTGCGGGTGTTGCGCCGTTGCTGTGCGCGGGGATCACGACGTATTCGCCGCTGCGGACCTGGGGTGCTGGTCCTGGCAAGAAGGTGGGCATTGTCGGGCTTGGCGGCTTGGGGCATATGGGTGTGAAGCTCGCTCGCGCGATGGGTGCGCATGTTGTGTTGTTCACGACCTCGCCTTCCAAGATCGAAGATGCGAAGCGGTTGGGTGCGCATGAAGTTGTGATTTCGAAGAATGCCGGGGAAATGGAAGCGCATTTGAATAGCTTCGATCTGATCGTGAATACGGTTGCTGCTCAGCATGATTTGAATCCGTTTTTGAATCTGCTCAAGCGGGATGGGACTATGACGCTGGTTGGTGCGCCGGAGCATGATCATCCGTCGCCGCAAGTGTTCAATCTCATTTTCAAGCGTCGCCGGTTGGCTGGGTCGTTGATTGGGGGGATCGCTGAGACGCAGGAAATGTTGGACTTCTGCGGGGAACATGGGATTACTTCTGATGTTGAGGTGATTCCTATGCAGGGGATCAATGAGGCTTTTGAACGGATGCTGAAGAGTGATGTTAAGTATCGGTTTGTGATTGATCTGGATTCCTTGCGGAAGTGA
- the tagF gene encoding type VI secretion system-associated protein TagF: MTQTVQAQIAYFGKIPSRGDFVKSAHNPQLLATLDRWIAEAMELLSDDPRWKIVYENAKPMHFAFLGSRSKLAIAGHMVASHDQSSRRFPFLAATALEVEKPLTFLAHSPLAFARLWSRVAAQMKPLLGASEPPGALQALGETQVPIEIGGGPGNPHDGTFNDFVEHQTLAGLEQMLLASGHPVRLRGAMLALGSLLRPVMQSGSSHLERGLTLPLPNDPFYRSLVAAFWLELIAPFVAQADFELAIFIGTIAERERLIIGFNGASAKTLHSVVDPQSYAAHNIDIDDPEWIDEHAQNDHGISKLVSYLDQPQLSLRVSIDTFREAFTGA, from the coding sequence ATGACGCAGACCGTGCAGGCGCAAATCGCCTACTTCGGCAAGATCCCGTCGCGCGGCGACTTCGTGAAGAGCGCGCATAACCCGCAATTGCTGGCCACGCTCGACCGCTGGATCGCCGAAGCCATGGAACTGCTCAGCGACGATCCGCGCTGGAAGATCGTCTACGAAAACGCCAAGCCGATGCACTTCGCGTTCCTCGGTTCGCGCAGCAAGCTGGCGATTGCCGGGCATATGGTGGCGAGCCACGATCAGTCGTCGCGGCGCTTTCCGTTCCTTGCCGCCACCGCGCTCGAAGTCGAAAAGCCGCTGACGTTTCTGGCGCACAGTCCGCTCGCGTTTGCGCGCTTGTGGTCGCGCGTCGCGGCGCAAATGAAGCCGCTGCTCGGCGCGAGCGAACCGCCCGGCGCGCTGCAGGCGCTCGGCGAAACGCAAGTGCCGATCGAGATCGGCGGCGGTCCGGGCAATCCGCACGACGGTACGTTCAATGACTTCGTCGAACACCAGACGCTCGCCGGGCTCGAACAGATGCTGCTGGCGAGCGGCCATCCGGTGCGCTTGCGCGGCGCGATGCTGGCGCTCGGCTCACTGCTGCGTCCGGTGATGCAAAGCGGCTCGTCGCATCTCGAACGCGGGCTGACCTTGCCGCTGCCGAACGACCCTTTCTATCGCAGTCTCGTTGCTGCATTCTGGCTCGAACTGATTGCGCCGTTCGTCGCGCAGGCGGATTTCGAGCTGGCGATTTTCATCGGCACGATTGCCGAGCGCGAGCGGCTCATCATCGGCTTCAATGGCGCCTCGGCCAAAACGCTGCATAGCGTGGTCGATCCGCAGTCGTACGCGGCGCACAACATCGATATCGACGATCCCGAGTGGATCGACGAACACGCACAAAACGATCATGGCATCAGCAAGCTCGTCAGTTACCTCGACCAACCGCAACTGTCGCTGCGCGTCAGCATCGACACGTTCCGCGAAGCATTCACGGGAGCGTGA
- a CDS encoding molybdopterin-dependent oxidoreductase: MSASKPNRDARRSPIVLADHQPQIERLQRRLFLRSSLSIGALAMLSGCNMQDGDSVDKVLWAMSRWNDRVQGWLFDRNKLAPTYSAREITDPFPFNAFYPEFDALDIDGSTYQLEVSGLVSDKRTWNLDQLRALPQASQITRHICIEGWSAIGQWSGVPFRTFLERVGADLSARYVGFKCADRYYSSLDMATALHPQTQLTLDFRNEPLPAKYGYPLKLRVPTKLGFKNPKHIAAIFVTNTNPGGYWEDQGYNWFSGL; the protein is encoded by the coding sequence ATGAGCGCATCCAAACCCAACCGCGACGCACGCCGATCCCCCATCGTGCTTGCCGATCATCAGCCGCAAATCGAGCGGCTGCAACGGCGGCTGTTTCTGCGCTCCTCGCTTTCCATCGGCGCACTGGCGATGCTCTCGGGCTGCAACATGCAGGACGGCGATTCGGTCGACAAGGTGCTCTGGGCCATGTCGCGCTGGAATGATCGCGTGCAAGGCTGGCTATTCGATCGCAACAAGCTCGCGCCGACCTATTCGGCGCGCGAAATCACCGACCCGTTTCCCTTCAACGCGTTCTATCCTGAGTTCGACGCGCTGGACATCGACGGCTCGACGTATCAACTGGAAGTGTCGGGGCTCGTGTCGGACAAGCGCACCTGGAATCTCGATCAGTTACGCGCATTGCCGCAGGCTTCGCAGATCACGCGCCACATCTGCATTGAAGGATGGAGCGCGATCGGACAATGGAGCGGCGTGCCGTTTCGCACGTTTCTGGAGCGCGTCGGCGCTGATTTGAGCGCACGCTATGTCGGTTTCAAATGCGCGGACCGTTATTACTCCAGTCTCGACATGGCGACAGCTCTGCATCCGCAGACGCAACTCACGCTCGATTTCCGCAATGAGCCACTGCCGGCTAAATACGGCTATCCGCTGAAACTGCGCGTGCCGACCAAACTCGGCTTCAAGAATCCCAAGCACATTGCGGCGATCTTCGTGACCAATACGAATCCTGGCGGTTACTGGGAAGACCAGGGGTACAACTGGTTCAGCGGTTTGTAA